TTGTCACTACTCGACTTGAGAAAGTTGCTCTTATGATGGCTACAATTCCTTTCTATCGCTTGGGATGTTTGTCAGATGATGATTCTTGGTCCTTATTCAAGCAAAGAGCCTTTGGGATGGGAATAAAAGAAGGCAATGTGAACCTGGACGCAACTGGGAGGCAGATACTACAGAGATGTGGAGGGGTACCATTGGCAATTACGGCCATAGGAAGCATACTGTGTTCCAAAAGTCTAGAAAGTGAATGGTTACGTGTCAAAGATAGCGAGATATGGGCTTTGGAGGATGAGGGAAAAAGAATCTTGGCTGTGTTGATGTTGAGTTATGAGCATCTTCCACCATATATGAAACAATGTTTTTCATTTTGCTCAATATTTCCCAAAGATTCTGTCATGGTAAAGGACGAGCTGATAGGACTATGGATGGCAAATGGATTTATTCCTTCTCGAAGACTGTTGGATTTGCATGATACCGGTTGTGAAATATTCTCTGAATTGACTCGGAGGTCCTTTCTCCAAGAGATCAAAGAGGATGTTGATGGAACTGTTACATGTAAAATGCATGATTTAATCCATGACATTGCAACAACAATTATGGGACATGAATGCTGTGTGATTGAGCCCAATGAGAGGTTGAAAATACCAAAAACTGCACGTCACTTGTTTGTTCATAATAGCAGTTCATCAACAAACATTATGGACCTGTCCAAGTTGCAACCGTTGCATTCTTTGATCCTAGGCAATGAGATCAGCTTTTGTGGTATTTATAACCTCTCTAATCCTGCCCAGTTCATCAGTAAACAAAAAAATCTGAAGGTGTTGGATTTTGGTTATTCTTTTAGCAATACTGCATTTAAAAGTTTGAAACAGCTGAGATACCTATGCCTTCATGATGGTAATATGAAAACTCTACCTGAATCAACAATCTCCCTTTATAACTTGCAGACACTAAATCTTCAGTATTGTCACAGCCTTGAAATGTTACCTAAAGATACGAGGCACTTGAAAAATCTGAAGTATTTGGACCTCAGAAGTTGCTCTTCACTAACTTCTATGCCTGTTGGATTGGGACAATTGTCATGCTTGCGCAAGCTCAGCATGTTTGTTGTGGGAAAGGACATTGGTTGCGGTGGCATTGATGAGTTGAAAGAGTTGGCCCTAGTGGGGGAATTGAGCATCACAGGACTTCACAACATAAAGAGTTTAACAGAAGCTAAAAATGCCAATTTGAAAAAGAAGCAAAATTTAAGTTCATTAAGCTTATCTTGGCAAGTAGAGAGCTTGGAAACCTCTCATCATCAACATAGAAATGATGAAGAGATTCTTAATGTTCTCCAACCTCATTCTAGCTTGAAGAAGTTATGCATATTTGGTTACCAAGGTGATAGGTTTCCATATTGGATGATGGATCTGCTTCGACCAAACCTTGTTGAAATCTCACTTGAAGATTGTGAAATATGCGATCAACTTCCACCTCTAGGGAAAATTGCGCTTCCTTAAGGTCCTTACTATTAAGGTAATGGGTGCTCTGAAGTATATTGACAGCAACTTCTATGGGGATATGGAAAGTTCTTTTCCATCACTGAAGGTTCTCGAAATAGGTATGGCACCATGTTTGGAGGAATGGACAACTGTGAATGGTAGAGAACAGTTTCCTCTCTTAAGATCGTTAACTATCAAATGTTGTCCCAAGTTGGTTAAGATGCCAATGCTTCAATCTCTAAAAAAGCTAGAAATTGGAGGAATTAATGTTACTTTACTTAAATCTTTGATGATGAATGCCACTATTCTTACATCTCTCTGGATTAATGAAGTTGATGAGTTAACAGATTTACCGGATGGACTATTGCAAAATCAGAAGCACCTTGACAGCTTGACGATTGTGTCAAGTACTCTAAAGTCTTTATCTGATATGCTGGATAATCTATCCACCCTTGAACACTTGGAACTTGAAAGTTGCTTACAACTTGAAAGCTTGCCTGCAGGACTACAAAATATCAGCTCTTTAAAAACTTTGGATTTAAGTCAATGTGACAGCCTTGTATCCCTTCCAGCAAATGGATTGCAAGGCTTATTGTCTTTGTCTTCATTGAGGATTCAAAATTGTAAGAAATTAGCCTCTTTATCTGAGGGGGTGCTATATCTGACTTCACTCCGAAACTTGCTTATCAATGGATGTCCAGAGTTAACCTCATTGCCAGAGAGTATCCGACATCTGTCTTCTCTTCGATCTCTGCGTATTTGGAGTTGTGTGAGATTAATTTCTCTTCCGAATGAGATACAACACCTCAACTTGCTTTCGCAATTGGAGATTAAGTATTGCTGTAATTTAACGTCATTGCCCCAAGGGGTATGGAGCCTCACGGCACTGGAAACGCTGGAGATTGAAGGATGCCCTCATCTGAAAAGGCAATGTAAGAAAGAGAGGAGAGGATTGACCCAACATAACCCACATTCCGTTCATTGAAGTTATGTCTAAAGAAGAATGCTTTGGAACCTGTCTATCGGCTATCTCTTAAGTCTTGCAATTATCAAATAACATTCAAGAATTATGAGAAAGGATTTTAGCATTGCACTTTTGTGAATAAGACATCTGCAATATCATTCATTCATCCATTTCTGTTAATAATGTTCCCTACTATCCAGAGTTCATTGGACATTCGCAAATGGTTTGATTTGATGAATTTAGGATTTGGTTGTCTAAATACATTCACTGGATGGGTGATTGGACATGTTACCTCTCAAGAAAGTTCTGAAAGCTCAGTTCTGCTATTTGAGAAAAGACCATTGCATTAAGTTGATAGAGCAATTTCTATCCTATAAGACCAGTACAGAATAAATTGATGTCAAATAATTTTACTTCTAAATTCTTATGCTCATCAAATACTGTTTTGTTCAACTTCGTTTCAGGATATCAATCATATAGCAGAGCACATTTCTTGGGTTAAAATGCCGGATTGACTTAATTAGAAAAAGCCCTTATTGAAAAAATTAACAATCAATTAAGGACTCTATAAATCAATATGATTTATATGGTTGATAAGAATTATATAGTAAGGCTTGTTAGAATTATTATTACCAATTTTGATGCATCAGTTTTGGTTTGTTCAATTGTAATCTTTTTTTGGAGCTTTTTAGcattaaattttgtttttcttcttgatTTTTAACAGTCAGAACATGGCGCTTTAGGCTACTTCTGATTTTTTCTGTATTATATTCATTCCATGCCTAGAACTGCAACCTTGAGTGGTGGTTTAATTTGATGTCTTTGCCTTCACGGGTAAGCAGCCTCACAGCACTGAAAACGCTAAGGATGGCTGCATCTAAAAAGGCGGTGGAACAAAGCCTGAGGAGACAATTGGTCCATCATAATCCACATCCCGTCCATTTTTGTGAGTATCAACCCAAAAAAATTTCCGCTGTATCAAAAACTCAATCAGAGTCCAACAACTTCATGAGTTTTTCTTTGCCCTtgtaaataacaataatatagATGACTTATTTTGAGCtataaattaagttaattaaaatattatgttatcgTTGTTGTCTTATTTCTGTGCGTATCCGATGATTTTGATATAAAAAGGTTGACTAAAACTATTGTAAAATCATGCTATATCCAAGAGCTAGATCCCCTGCAGAGGCACTTAGCAGAAAAGTTTGTTGGAAAACGATTTTTGCTCATATTGGATTATGTGTGGAATGAATACCATTACAAGTGGGACAGACTGAAGCAACCGCTATGGAGTGGACGAAGAGGTTTGTTGGGAAACGATTTTTGCTCATATTGGATTATGTGTGAAATGAATACCATGACAAATGAGACAGACTGAAGCAAGTGCTACGGAGTGGACGAAGAGGAAGTGAAGTCATTGTCACTACTCGACTTGAGAAAGTTGCTTTTATAATGGCTAAAGTCCCTTTTCATTGCTTGCTATGTTTGTCAGATGATGATTCTTGGTCCTTGTTCAAGAAAAGAGCCTTTGTAATGGGAATAAATGAAGGTAATGTCAACCATGAAACAATTGGGAAGCAAATTGTGCAGAGATGCGGAGGGGTACCATTGGAAATATATGCCATTGGAAGCATATTGTGTTTCAAGAGTCATGAAAGCGAATGGTTACGTGTCAAAGATAGCGAGTTGTGCGATTTGGAAGACGAGGGGAAAAGAAATCTTGATTGTATTGAAGATGGGTCATAAGCATCTTCCACCCTATATAAAATAATAGTTTTCATTTTGCTCAATATTGTTGGAACATTGGTAGCAATAATACATGATACAAGCTTAAGTTTTCTTTGAAACTAAAATGAAAACAAGTAAAAGCAAAGAGAAGAGTTTGAAAAACACAAAAGATGACCGGATAACATCATTGTTTTCATTGATAAATTCCAAAATATATGAGAGTTATATATGAATTTGACACTTACCTAATAATGTAACTGCTCCCACTAATATGAAGCAAATACAATCTTTGAATCATATACAAAAGAAAGCTGTCATAACAGCTATTACATCAAGTACAAATCAAGAAAATCTAATCCTACTAACTTTGTGAACAAATTACAAAGTAACTAAACTAAGTTACATAGGAACAAAATGATCAAAATGAACTCAGCAAGCTGCCGTACTTAGTTCAGCTCCAATACTGGTCTGCTTAGTGTGTTGCTGCTGCTATTGTGGCTCCTGGTTacatgttgcattgcaggccaatgctCAACACTCTTCCTTGGACTATATGCAACATACACCAATCTCAATTCTCAAAAACTCAAATTTGGTAACCCCGAGTGGCTTAGTTAAAATATCAGCTAACTGATTTTCTGAGCT
This is a stretch of genomic DNA from Gossypium arboreum isolate Shixiya-1 chromosome 11, ASM2569848v2, whole genome shotgun sequence. It encodes these proteins:
- the LOC128284105 gene encoding putative disease resistance protein RGA4, which translates into the protein MGALKYIDSNFYGDMESSFPSLKVLEIGMAPCLEEWTTVNGREQFPLLRSLTIKCCPKLVKMPMLQSLKKLEIGGINVTLLKSLMMNATILTSLWINEVDELTDLPDGLLQNQKHLDSLTIVSSTLKSLSDMLDNLSTLEHLELESCLQLESLPAGLQNISSLKTLDLSQCDSLVSLPANGLQGLLSLSSLRIQNCKKLASLSEGVLYLTSLRNLLINGCPELTSLPESIRHLSSLRSLRIWSCVRLISLPNEIQHLNLLSQLEIKYCCNLTSLPQGVWSLTALETLEIEGCPHLKRQCKKERRGLTQHNPHSVH
- the LOC108470426 gene encoding putative disease resistance protein RGA1 isoform X1, which codes for MERVNMADALVSVVVNIILDNLNSLFLEEMGLAGSLKKELQSLESTLTTIQAVLHDAEEKQWKSEAIKNWLGKLKQAAYDLEDVLDDFKTEAQRRRSKVSTFFSLQNPLVFCLNMARKFKNAREKLDAIAEEKSKFHLRECVAEAAIEWNEDRQTSFLVKESEILGRADEKEKIVSMLVSNASHHDDLSVYAICGMGGLGKTTLAQLVYNDKNVAKAFDLRAWVCVSDDFDIKRLTKAILESIEGKSCDIQELDPLQRRLVGMFVGKRFLLVLDDVWNEYHDKWDRLKQALQCGARRSTVIVTTRLEKVALMMATIPFYRLGCLSDDDSWSLFKQRAFGMGIKEGNVNLDATGRQILQRCGGVPLAITAIGSILCSKSLESEWLRVKDSEIWALEDEGKRILAVLMLSYEHLPPYMKQCFSFCSIFPKDSVMVKDELIGLWMANGFIPSRRLLDLHDTGCEIFSELTRRSFLQEIKEDVDGTVTCKMHDLIHDIATTIMGHECCVIEPNERLKIPKTARHLFVHNSSSSTNIMDLSKLQPLHSLILGNEISFCGIYNLSNPAQFISKQKNLKVLDFGYSFSNTAFKSLKQLRYLCLHDGNMKTLPESTISLYNLQTLNLQYCHSLEMLPKDTRHLKNLKYLDLRSCSSLTSMPVGLGQLSCLRKLSMFVVGKDIGCGGIDELKELALVGELSITGLHNIKSLTEAKNANLKKKQNLSSLSLSWQVESLETSHHQHRNDEEILNVLQPHSSLKKLCIFGYQGDRFPYWMMDLLRPNLVEISLEDCEICDQLPPLGKIALP
- the LOC108470426 gene encoding putative disease resistance protein RGA1 isoform X2, with protein sequence MADALVSVVVNIILDNLNSLFLEEMGLAGSLKKELQSLESTLTTIQAVLHDAEEKQWKSEAIKNWLGKLKQAAYDLEDVLDDFKTEAQRRRSKVSTFFSLQNPLVFCLNMARKFKNAREKLDAIAEEKSKFHLRECVAEAAIEWNEDRQTSFLVKESEILGRADEKEKIVSMLVSNASHHDDLSVYAICGMGGLGKTTLAQLVYNDKNVAKAFDLRAWVCVSDDFDIKRLTKAILESIEGKSCDIQELDPLQRRLVGMFVGKRFLLVLDDVWNEYHDKWDRLKQALQCGARRSTVIVTTRLEKVALMMATIPFYRLGCLSDDDSWSLFKQRAFGMGIKEGNVNLDATGRQILQRCGGVPLAITAIGSILCSKSLESEWLRVKDSEIWALEDEGKRILAVLMLSYEHLPPYMKQCFSFCSIFPKDSVMVKDELIGLWMANGFIPSRRLLDLHDTGCEIFSELTRRSFLQEIKEDVDGTVTCKMHDLIHDIATTIMGHECCVIEPNERLKIPKTARHLFVHNSSSSTNIMDLSKLQPLHSLILGNEISFCGIYNLSNPAQFISKQKNLKVLDFGYSFSNTAFKSLKQLRYLCLHDGNMKTLPESTISLYNLQTLNLQYCHSLEMLPKDTRHLKNLKYLDLRSCSSLTSMPVGLGQLSCLRKLSMFVVGKDIGCGGIDELKELALVGELSITGLHNIKSLTEAKNANLKKKQNLSSLSLSWQVESLETSHHQHRNDEEILNVLQPHSSLKKLCIFGYQGDRFPYWMMDLLRPNLVEISLEDCEICDQLPPLGKIALP